A single window of Microbispora hainanensis DNA harbors:
- a CDS encoding SulP family inorganic anion transporter, with amino-acid sequence MTSTAKQLYDRVVGLLPSPADWRPARRSPGRDLIAGLTVAVVALPLALAFGVGSGLGAQAGLATAVVAGAVAAVFGGSNLQVSGPTGAMTVVLVPIVHSHGPGGVLAVGLLAGIVLIVLALARVGRYARYMPTPVIEGFTAGIAVVIALQQVPAALGVTGEGERVWQAAGDAVANFVRTPHPAPIVMALVVAAIMLLGARWRPAVPFSFLTVVAATIVAELTGLDVTRIGTLPAGLPAPTVSFLDLGSVTSLLPAALAVAALGALESLLCASVADGMSVGERHDPDRELFGQGLANIVSPLFGGIPATAAIARTAVNVRSGARSRLASLTHAVVLAVIVFGASGLVGRIPLAALAGVLLATTVRMVEVGSLRAIARSTRGDAAVMILTFAVTVAFDLVTAVAVGVGVAIVLALRAVARSAQIEQVPLETGDHSDEERRLLAEHIVAYRFDGPLFFGAAHRFLLELSEVADVRVVILRMSRVSTIDATGAGVLGDAITRLEGRGITVLLSGIRPGHDEVLDGLGVAGHLRRDGLVFPDTPAAIAHARTLLGLRPAPSPAPVPEARHPDVPARTV; translated from the coding sequence GTGACCAGCACGGCCAAGCAGTTGTACGACCGGGTCGTGGGCCTGCTGCCCTCGCCCGCCGACTGGCGACCGGCCCGCCGCAGTCCCGGCCGGGACCTGATCGCCGGGCTCACGGTGGCGGTGGTGGCCCTGCCACTCGCGCTGGCCTTCGGGGTCGGCTCCGGGCTTGGCGCGCAGGCCGGCCTCGCGACCGCCGTCGTCGCGGGCGCGGTCGCCGCCGTCTTCGGCGGCAGCAACCTCCAGGTGTCGGGCCCCACGGGGGCCATGACCGTCGTCCTCGTGCCGATCGTGCACAGCCACGGCCCGGGCGGGGTGCTCGCGGTCGGCCTGCTCGCCGGGATCGTGCTCATCGTCCTGGCGCTGGCCAGGGTCGGCAGGTACGCCCGCTACATGCCGACCCCCGTCATCGAGGGCTTCACGGCGGGCATCGCCGTCGTCATCGCGCTCCAGCAGGTGCCCGCCGCGCTCGGCGTGACCGGCGAGGGCGAACGCGTGTGGCAGGCGGCCGGCGACGCGGTGGCGAACTTCGTGCGCACCCCGCACCCGGCGCCGATCGTGATGGCGCTCGTGGTCGCCGCGATCATGCTGCTGGGCGCGCGGTGGCGGCCCGCGGTGCCGTTCTCGTTCCTCACGGTCGTGGCCGCCACGATCGTGGCCGAGCTCACCGGGCTTGACGTCACCCGCATCGGAACCCTGCCGGCCGGGCTGCCCGCGCCGACGGTGAGCTTCCTCGACCTGGGCTCCGTCACCTCGCTGCTCCCCGCGGCCCTCGCCGTGGCCGCCCTCGGCGCGCTGGAAAGCCTGCTGTGCGCCTCCGTCGCCGACGGCATGAGCGTGGGGGAGCGGCACGACCCCGACCGCGAGCTGTTCGGGCAGGGCCTGGCGAACATCGTCTCCCCGCTCTTCGGCGGCATCCCCGCCACCGCCGCGATCGCCCGTACGGCGGTCAACGTCCGCTCGGGCGCGCGCTCGCGCCTGGCCTCCCTCACGCACGCCGTCGTGCTGGCCGTCATCGTGTTCGGCGCGAGCGGCCTCGTCGGGCGGATCCCGCTGGCCGCGCTGGCCGGCGTGCTGCTGGCCACGACGGTCCGCATGGTCGAGGTCGGCTCGCTGCGCGCCATCGCCCGCTCCACCCGGGGCGACGCCGCGGTGATGATCCTCACCTTCGCCGTCACCGTCGCCTTCGACCTCGTCACCGCGGTCGCGGTCGGCGTCGGCGTCGCGATCGTGCTCGCGCTGCGGGCCGTCGCGCGCAGCGCGCAGATCGAGCAGGTCCCGCTGGAGACCGGCGACCACAGCGACGAGGAACGGCGCCTGCTCGCCGAGCACATCGTGGCCTACCGGTTCGACGGCCCGCTGTTCTTCGGCGCGGCCCACCGCTTCCTGCTGGAGCTGTCGGAGGTCGCCGACGTGCGGGTGGTCATCCTGCGGATGTCGCGCGTGTCCACGATCGACGCCACCGGCGCGGGCGTCCTCGGCGACGCGATCACCCGGCTGGAGGGGAGGGGCATCACCGTGCTGCTGTCGGGCATCCGGCCCGGCCACGACGAGGTGCTCGACGGCCTGGGAGTGGCAGGCCACCTCCGCCGCGACGGGCTCGTCTTCCCGGACACGCCGGCCGCGATCGCCCACGCCAGGACGCTGCTGGGACTCCGGCCGGCGCCGTCACCGGCCCCGGTCCCCGAGGCACGTCACCCGGACGTTCCCGCGCGGACGGTGTGA
- a CDS encoding ArsR/SmtB family transcription factor gives MPVPLYQAKADFFRTLGHPVRIRVLELLRDGPRPVRELLAEIEVEASNLSQQLAVLRRTGLVGAVREGGSVVYSLATPDIVDLLAAARRILTDMITGQGELLAELQAEAAE, from the coding sequence ATGCCCGTTCCGCTTTATCAGGCCAAGGCCGACTTCTTCCGCACCCTGGGACATCCGGTGCGCATCCGCGTGCTCGAACTGCTGCGGGACGGCCCCCGCCCGGTCCGCGAACTGCTCGCCGAGATCGAGGTGGAGGCGTCGAACCTGTCCCAGCAGCTCGCCGTGCTGCGCCGTACCGGCCTGGTCGGCGCGGTCAGGGAGGGCGGCTCGGTGGTCTACTCCCTCGCCACCCCCGACATCGTGGACCTGCTCGCGGCGGCCCGGCGGATCCTCACCGACATGATCACCGGCCAGGGTGAGCTGCTGGCCGAGCTCCAGGCGGAGGCGGCCGAGTGA
- a CDS encoding VOC family protein: MEVLSSRILVRSADRAESRRFYRDVLGLAVNREFGPAEDPGVVFFLGQGLLEVSARASGAVRENATLWLQVRDVQKEHDRLVEAGVRVSRPPRLEPWGLVEMWIEDPDGMPIVLVEVPAGHPLRRDLRSFAPHPA, translated from the coding sequence ATGGAAGTGCTGAGCAGCCGCATACTCGTGCGATCGGCCGACCGGGCCGAGAGCCGCCGCTTCTACCGCGACGTCCTGGGCCTGGCCGTGAACCGGGAGTTCGGGCCGGCCGAGGACCCCGGGGTGGTGTTCTTCCTGGGGCAGGGGCTCCTGGAGGTCTCCGCGCGTGCCTCCGGCGCGGTGCGGGAGAACGCGACGCTCTGGTTGCAGGTGCGCGACGTCCAGAAGGAGCACGACCGGCTGGTGGAGGCGGGGGTGCGGGTGTCCCGGCCGCCCCGGCTTGAGCCGTGGGGGCTGGTGGAGATGTGGATCGAGGATCCCGACGGCATGCCGATCGTGCTGGTCGAGGTGCCCGCGGGCCACCCGCTGCGGCGCGACCTTCGCTCCTTCGCGCCGCATCCCGCCTGA
- a CDS encoding pyridoxamine 5'-phosphate oxidase family protein: MTEDTAPAGLPRLDKLDREECLRLISPGGVGRVAFNNPTGPVILPVNYTIEQGSVLFRTALGGPMDADLRTGIEGADFMVAFEVDHIDESTREGWSVLVRGGAHHITGDVNKDAVESWAGGERPLYIRISPNEITGRRITHA, encoded by the coding sequence ATGACCGAAGACACGGCTCCCGCCGGCCTGCCGCGCCTGGACAAGCTCGACCGCGAGGAGTGCCTGCGGCTGATCTCTCCGGGCGGCGTGGGCAGGGTGGCCTTCAACAACCCGACCGGGCCCGTGATCCTGCCGGTCAACTACACGATCGAGCAGGGCTCCGTCCTGTTCCGCACCGCTCTCGGCGGGCCGATGGACGCCGACCTGCGTACGGGGATCGAGGGGGCCGACTTCATGGTGGCCTTCGAGGTGGACCACATCGACGAGAGCACCCGCGAGGGCTGGAGCGTGCTCGTGCGCGGCGGGGCCCACCACATCACGGGCGACGTGAACAAGGACGCCGTGGAATCGTGGGCGGGCGGCGAACGCCCGCTCTACATCCGGATCTCGCCCAACGAGATCACCGGCCGGCGCATCACGCACGCGTGA